The following coding sequences lie in one Eremothecium sinecaudum strain ATCC 58844 chromosome IV, complete sequence genomic window:
- the RRP15 gene encoding rRNA-processing protein RRP15 (Syntenic homolog of Ashbya gossypii AGR252C; Syntenic homolog of Saccharomyces cerevisiae YPR143W (RRP15)) codes for MASKSTTSIKPSKKKKLNDSSAKKVSVRSTSEAEETVSISKASSSDEAESDVDAKDEQEQEQEQEQEKEEEQQQQQQQQQEQEQVNDEIDEEGVTSEEIEEQDEDDFPRKKKSSNSKHDDGSESFSNALSNILSSHLKSYDRKDPILARNKKVLKQNEADKLELKARKALLAEKKQLLNKARKRDILPVASSEEDPTIIRLTLEKERKLRKIAQKGVVKLFNAILSTQVKTEKEIETNLANVKNRKERKELITEVSKERFLDLVKAAGDS; via the coding sequence ATGGCATCAAAAAGCACTACCAGCATCAAGCCttcaaagaaaaagaagctGAATGATTCATCGGCAAAGAAAGTAAGCGTGAGAAGTACTTCCGAGGCTGAGGAAACGGTCAGTATCTCCAAAGCATCTTCCTCAGACGAGGCAGAAAGTGATGTCGATGCGAAAGACGAACAAGAACAAGAACAAGAACAAGAAcaagaaaaagaagaagaacaacaacaacaacaacaacaacaacaagAGCAAGAGCAAGTAAATGATGAAATCGACGAAGAAGGTGTCACGTCTGAAGAAATCGAAGAACAGGACGAGGATGACTTCCCAAGGAAGAAAAAGTCTTCCAACTCAAAGCACGACGATGGTTCAGAGTCATTTTCCAACGCTCTGTCCAATATTTTGTCATCTCATCTAAAGTCCTACGACCGTAAGGACCCAATCTTGGCTAGAAATAAGAAGGTTCTAAAACAAAATGAAGCGGATAAGCTTGAATTAAAAGCTAGAAAGGCCCTTCTCGCTGAGAAAAAACAGCTGTTGAACAAAGCTAGAAAGAGAGACATTCTCCCCGTTGCGTCGTCAGAAGAAGATCCCACTATCATCAGGCTTACTCTAGAAAAAGAGCGCAAACTGAGGAAAATAGCTCAAAAAGGTGTGGTGAAACTATTTAATGCCATTTTGTCCACCCAGGTGAAAACCGAGAAAGAGATTGAAACAAATCTGGCCAATGTCAAGAATAGAAAAGAAAGGAAAGAGCTAATAACAGAGGTCTCGAAGGAAAGGTTTCTGGATCTAGTTAAAGCCGCCGGTGATAGCTAG
- the AXL1 gene encoding Axl1p (Syntenic homolog of Ashbya gossypii AGR251C; Syntenic homolog of Saccharomyces cerevisiae YPR122W (AXL1)) produces MSLGKSTVYDLKLYVPISSSNKTHRVIQLSNGLVALLISDPSETLASCAVSVATGSHKDPVGIPGLAHLCEHMIMSSGSKKYPESNYLNQILTKNNGSQNAHTTGEQTSFHFEVPNTTSAESLVFDEIVDILAASLKEPVFTETLINKEIYAIESEHVGNKTTLDKVLYHGTRLLANSEHPFHRFCTGNMITLTSMPKLHNMNLKAELIRYFKENFVSENMVLCLKGSQSINQLAKLAQSTFGTVPAGTANLGQGLKLKPWRRNSQPSPPNSPTISKSVNDMHKLKDTWLPYYLKKSVFSDLERDRVLLIKSSKTPVLRMIFPINYLSTRFSDREIATYKYAWCELLGDESQGSLCHCLREANFLTDLTAYPSTFATNDDGLVLQLHLTNSGWKHVSEIIPMIWEYSIKAIMNSPLSELGQYLSEMNSMDLLRFLYQELASSPMEVCSELCDKLMQDMMVSDPSFILKSTGVNFDCNDPTVSSIGSYSESKQSKEWWKGQAVKFQSFLNEFTSIENVRLILLGDIQKCDLYDENEQLKTDTYYDYDYIKTNVIILNLNVYRTDYKFTIPARNPFLVPVGHKLSFIKEALAVSSLQSEVASLAILTSSELLKTSPKLIGKSQFYELWTKEEDLNLSFKSKSIVSVEYINTNIKPAPLHTMQLEIFGQLLHEILAPTLYPAERAGYTYELALSSKGDVRFGLTISGFTDGVVGILELIVTTMVQIAKGKRLVSRETFRKARVKVRNKYEAAASENCATLASLGLLIVLEECMWSLEDRLEALEVADMDSFYEFMEKFVEGESYLNLMIQGSDISIADKINIYLDQHLTHHLAKEGRGTNILVEPSTYKIPDGSNLCVKRKGFDDDPNNSIVYFIQTGSRDDIYAFSLTAFTEFVMHLTLVPDLRSKKQIGYLVLGGVRVLSDTVGLHITTMASTPPEFLEIKIEEYLAYLESYLSKLSTEQFKTQFVQEYVQLIKSKSTHKIEKTSGPSNLMAHIEANVRSGLVNTSVAMKSHKRLRNQITYRSYNFEDDDEPVNERVISSLTLLKYLQFFQEKISIRSKTRAKLSVMISSPMTKEAIENKMMFLQLESFLKIKGFSISSEKLKDILDKTEGKSTALFKELFVYFRSRGESLKLCSVVLKEVVKQLVRNSPSGEDKVAVSAGTSGSLHRMSQNVVSVIPLVEITDVNTNRI; encoded by the coding sequence ATGTCATTGGGCAAATCAACAGTATATGATTTAAAACTTTACGTTCCAATATCCTCGTCGAATAAAACTCATCGAGTGATTCAGTTAAGTAATGGTTTGGTAGCACTTTTGATCTCTGACCCTTCTGAAACTTTGGCATCATGTGCTGTATCTGTTGCTACTGGGTCACATAAGGATCCTGTGGGAATACCTGGGTTGGCTCACCTATGCGAGCATATGATAATGTCTTCTGGTTCTAAGAAATACCCCGAATCAAATTACTTGAATCAGATACTTACCAAGAATAACGGGTCGCAAAATGCGCATACAACTGGTGAACAAACTAGTTTCCACTTTGAGGTGCCCAATACTACGTCTGCTGAGTCGCTTGTCTTTGATGAGATTGTAGATATTCTTGCGGCATCGCTGAAGGAGCCTGTTTTCACTGAAACGTTAATTAATAAGGAGATCTACGCTATCGAGAGTGAGCACGTCGGAAATAAAACTACGCTTGATAAAGTATTGTACCATGGGACTCGGTTACTTGCTAACAGCGAGCATCCATTCCACCGATTTTGTACCGGGAACATGATTACGTTGACAAGTATGCCGAAGCTGCATAATATGAACCTAAAAGCCGAATTAATACGATACTTTAAAGAAAATTTTGTGAGTGAAAATATGGTGCTATGCCTAAAGGGTTCTCAATCTATTAATCAATTGGCTAAGCTAGCGCAGTCAACTTTTGGCACTGTGCCAGCTGGAACAGCTAATTTAGGCCAAGGGTTGAAGCTGAAGCCCTGGAGACGTAACTCACAGCCGTCTCCGCCAAATAGTCCTACAATTTCAAAATCTGTGAATGACATGCACAAGCTTAAGGATACCTGGCTGCCttattatttgaaaaaatCGGTATTTTCTGACCTAGAACGAGACCGTGTTCTGTTAATAAAGTCTTCGAAGACGCCTGTACTTCGAATGATTTTTCCAATTAACTATTTATCTACTCGGTTTAGCGATAGGGAAATTGCGACATATAAATACGCATGGTGTGAACTGCTTGGGGACGAGAGCCAAGGTTCCCTATGCCATTGTTTGAGGGAAGCCAATTTTCTAACTGATCTAACGGCCTATCCGTCGACCTTTGCCACAAACGATGACGGCCTAGTATTGCAGTTGCATTTGACGAACAGTGGTTGGAAACACGTCTCAGAAATCATTCCCATGATTTGGGAATACAGTATTAAGGCCATAATGAATAGTCCATTATCTGAACTTGGTCAATATTTAAGCGAGATGAATTCCATGGATTTATTACGTTTCTTATATCAAGAGCTTGCTAGTTCTCCAATGGAAGTATGCTCTGAGTTGTGTGATAAATTGATGCAGGACATGATGGTTTCAGATCCTTCTTTTATTTTAAAGTCAACTGGCGTGAATTTTGATTGCAACGATCCTACTGTCTCTAGTATTGGCAGCTATTCTGAATCCAAACAATCTAAGGAGTGGTGGAAAGGTCAAGCCGTTAAATTTCAGTCTTTCTTAAATGAATTCACTTCAATTGAAAACGTCAGATTAATTCTTTTAGGTGATATACAAAAATGTGACTTATATGACGAGAATGAACAGTTGAAGACAGATACATACTACGACTACGATTATATTAAAACAAACGTTATTATTCTAAACTTAAACGTTTACAGAACTGACTACAAATTTACTATTCCTGCTCGTAATCCGTTCTTGGTTCCGGTAGGGCACAAGCTGTCATTCATTAAAGAAGCATTAGCAGTGTCATCACTACAGTCTGAAGTTGCTTCTTTAGCAATACTGACAAGCTCTGAATTATTGAAAACCTCACCAAAACTGATTGGTAAAAGCCAGTTCTATGAGCTTTGGACTAAAGAAGAGGATCTAAACCTATCTTTCAAGTCGAAAAGCATAGTAAGCGTTGAATATATTAATACAAATATCAAACCAGCGCCTCTTCATACAATGCAATTGGAGATTTTTGGTCAATTACTTCATGAAATATTAGCTCCTACGCTATACCCAGCAGAGCGCGCTGGTTACACGTATGAACTAGCACTGTCATCTAAAGGCGATGTCAGATTTGGACTCACAATATCCGGTTTCACTGATGGTGTGGTTGGCATTCTGGAATTAATAGTTACCACGATGGTTCAAATTGCCAAGGGTAAGAGATTAGTTTCCCGAGAAACCTTCAGGAAGGCCAGGGTAAAAGTTAGAAACAAGTACGAGGCCGCTGCAAGTGAAAATTGTGCAACTTTGGCAAGCTTAGGGCTATTAATTGTACTAGAAGAGTGTATGTGGAGTTTAGAGGATAGGTTAGAGGCTTTGGAAGTTGCTGACATGGATTCCTTCTATGAATTCATGGAGAAATTTGTTGAAGGCGAGAGTTATCTTAACTTGATGATTCAAGGTTCTGACATTTCGATCGCAGACAAAATTAACATATATTTAGATCAACACCTTACGCATCACTTAGCTAAAGAGGGACGTGGTACTAATATTCTCGTTGAACCAAGCACTTACAAAATTCCTGATGGAAGTAATCTTTGTGTGAAGAGGAAAGGATTCGACGATGATCCCAACAACAGCATAGTATATTTTATTCAGACAGGAAGCAGAGACGACATTTACGCTTTTTCTCTAACTGCCTTCACGGAGTTCGTTATGCATTTAACATTGGTTCCAGACCTACGTAGTAAGAAGCAAATAGGGTATTTGGTTTTAGGCGGAGTTAGAGTATTATCCGATACGGTGGGACTACACATTACTACTATGGCAAGTACTCCTCCAGAGTTCCTGGAGATCAAAATTGAAGAATACCTTGCCTACCTCGAGTCTTATCTATCAAAACTATCAACCGAGCAATTCAAGACCCAATTTGTACAAGAATACGTCCAATTAATCAAAAGTAAGTCTACTCACAAGATAGAGAAAACTTCCGGTCCTTCAAACCTTATGGCCCACATAGAGGCTAATGTACGAAGTGGTCTTGTAAACACAAGCGTTGCAATGAAAAGTCATAAGCGCCTCCGCAATCAAATCACTTATAGGAGTTATAATTTTGAAGACGATGATGAGCCAGTTAACGAACGGGTCATAAGTTCGCTGACACTTCTCAAATATCTGCAGTTTTTCCAAGAAAAGATCAGCATAAGGTCTAAAACACGAGCAAAACTATCTGTAATGATATCCAGTCCCATGACAAAAGAAGCAATTGAGAATAAAATGATGTTCCTCCAGCTTGAGTCTTTCTTAAAAATAAAAGGTTTCAGCATTTCTAGTGAAAAATTAAAAGATATTTTAGATAAAACAGAAGGAAAATCTACTGCTTTGTTTAAGGAACTTTTCGTATACTTTCGATCTCGAGGGGAAAGTTTGAAATTGTGTTCGGTAGTACTAAAGGAAGTGGTGAAACAATTAGTTAGGAATTCACCATCTGGCGAAGATAAGGTAGCGGTTTCAGCAGGTACGTCAGGATCACTACACAGAATGAGTCAAAATGTGGTTTCTGTTATTCCCTTAGTAGAAATCACTGATGTTAATACAAATCGCATTTAG